A single Paludisphaera rhizosphaerae DNA region contains:
- a CDS encoding Cif family virulence factor, giving the protein MNRIFPALAATLLALAPTAFADDEAQARKIAEKVTADGAAIFDTLDAHAMAATYDEKGVLTMFMKDQGGEIERKVYEGRRDVEAAYADLFKNPETIKSRNTVDRARLIAPDVLTIDGTFNMNTLKPDSIKVPFHQVRREQGGKWLVLSMEIVVVPPK; this is encoded by the coding sequence ATGAATCGCATCTTCCCCGCCCTCGCCGCGACGTTGCTGGCCCTGGCGCCGACCGCCTTCGCGGACGACGAGGCCCAGGCTCGCAAGATCGCCGAGAAGGTCACCGCCGACGGAGCGGCGATCTTCGACACCCTTGACGCCCACGCCATGGCCGCGACCTACGATGAGAAGGGCGTGTTGACCATGTTCATGAAGGACCAGGGGGGCGAGATCGAGCGAAAGGTCTACGAGGGCCGTCGCGACGTGGAGGCGGCCTACGCCGACCTCTTCAAGAACCCCGAGACGATCAAGTCCCGGAACACCGTCGACCGCGCCCGGTTGATCGCCCCCGACGTCCTGACGATCGACGGGACCTTCAACATGAACACGCTCAAGCCCGACTCGATCAAGGTCCCCTTCCACCAGGTCCGCCGCGAGCAAGGGGGCAAATGGTTGGTCCTCAGCATGGAAATCGTGGTCGTCCCCCCGAAGTAA